The window GCCTCCCAGTCGGTTCCCGCACCGATCCGCTGCCTGGTCGAGCAGGGTCACCCCGGCGGCGTTGTCGTGCGCCGACGCGGCCAGGACGACGACGCCGATGATCAGTCCCCGCTTGCGCCCCGGCGTCCGCTTGTTGGCGTCCAGCCCCGTCGTGGTCTTCGGAACTCCCGCGGCCGCGCGCACGGACTGGGTGTCGATGACCACGAGGGACGGGGCCTTTAATCGGCGGGCCTTCTCCCGCACCTGGCAGCGCAGGAGTTCCTGGATCCGCTGATCGAGCCCGTCCTTGCGCCACAGGGTGAAGTAATAGAACACCGCCGACCAGGCGGGCAGGTCATGGGGCAGATAGCGCCACTGGCAGCCCGTCCGGTTCTGGTAGAAGATCGCGGTCACGACCTCCTGGAGATCACAGGTCCCGGGATCCTTGGTCGCCGACCGCGCCACACGGTCCTGCTTCCAGGACGTGATCATCGGCTCGAGCAAGGCCCACCGCTCGTCCGATAAGTCGCTTGGATACGGCTCACGCTCCATTCCTCTATCTGGGCATGCGCATGCCCCATGTCCAATCACCGCCCCGAACGGCAACAGTCACACGAACGAGCGATCACGAACCCAGAGAGATGGGACTTACTGATCATTTCAGAGGGCATTAAGTCCCGTTTCTGGTGATGTGGTGTCGCTCGTTCGTGGGCGATAGGACGGTTCCATCCTCGCGTCATGTCGTGTGCATGATGGAGTCGCGGCATGGAACGGATGCCGTACTCAACCGACTTGCCCGACGAGCAGTGGGCGTTGATCGAGCCGCTGGTCACCGCGCGGAAGCAGGAGCGGGTGGCGCGGTCGGCGACGGGAGACCCGGGCTCCTGCGGCCTGCGCGAGGTTGTGAACGCGCTGCTCTACCAGAACCGGACGGGCTGTCAGTGGCGGCTCCTGCCACACGACCTTCCGGCCTGGTCGGCGGTGTTCTACTACTTCACCCTGTGGCGCCAGGACGGCCTTGACCAGCGGATCCAGGAGATCCTGCGCTGCCAGGTGCGGGAGCGGTCCAGACGATTAGAGGACCCCTCCCTCGTGATCATCGACACCCAGTCCGTCCGCGTGGCGGCCGGGGTGCCGAAGGAGACGGCGGGACTGGACGCGAACAAGAAGACGCCCGGCAGGAAGCGGGGACTCGCCGTCGACGTGCTGGGTCTGATCATCGGTGTAGTGGTCCTGGCTGCGAGCGCGCACGACAACGAGGCCGGCATCGCCCTGCTGGACCAGGCGGCCGAGCGGTGCGGGATGCGCCTGGAGAAGGTCCTGGTCGACCAGGGTTTCAAGGACGCCGTGGTCATCCACGGGGCGGTGAAGGACATCACCGTCGAGGTGGTCCGACGCAACCCCGACGACGAGGGCATAGGCTTCGTCCCGCAACCGAAGCGTGGGTGGTCGAGCAGGTCAACGGCACCCTCATGCTGCAGCGGCGCCTCGCCCGCGACTACGACCACCGGCCCGACAAAGCGGCCTCCCGCGTCTACTGAGCCTCCACCGCCGGCATGCTCCGCCGCCTCACCACCCCTACCCCCACCTGGCGCGACGACGTGGAGCTGGCCGCGTGAACGTCTGCGAACTCCTGCGGCTGCTGCTGACCGAACACGATGAGACCGCAGCCCGCGCCGACAACCTGCGCGAGCAGCGGCTCACCACCGACCTCGCCGAGACCGAAGTCCGCCTGGCCGAGCTCGCCGCCACCCGCAAGGTCATCGACGGCCTCACCCCTCCCGACCATGCAACCGCCCCCGCGGCGACCGCCACCGCCACCGTCTACCAGCGCATCGTGACCACGTTCAACGAACACCCCGGAAAGGTGTTCCGCGGCCGCGATCTGCACGAGCACCTCGGCCTGCCCACCGACGAGCCCTCGACAAACGTCACCCGCTCCCGCCTGGGACGACTCGTCCGCCAGGGACTCCTCACCCAGCCCGGACGCGGCCGCTATCAGAAACGGACTTAACGCCCTCTGCAAGTGATCCAGAACCAGTTTTCAGGAAGCGTCGACAGCGCATCTGCTCGCCGGGCCGCACCTCGATCACCTGAACTCCTCCGGCATCGCGTCCTGCCATGGCTCAGGGCAGCCGTGGTCGACGTCCGACGCGGCGCATTGGTTGATCAGGCGGATTATGCGTTGTACGTCGGTTAGGTCAGGGACGACGTGGCAGGCCCCGGCGGCAGCCAACCGCTCGACTGATGTGGTGCCGGAAGCGACGCCAATCACGTGGGCGCCTCCTTCCCGTCCAGTGCGGACGTCCTCGAGAGAGTCGCCGATAATCACGGTCGCCCGTGTGAAGGTATGCCCATGGCGAGTGCCGGCTCGCTGCTGTGCCACGCGTACGAGGGCAGGGCGGTGGGAGTCGTCGGAGGAGTATCCGCCGATGCTGAGGTCGAGATACTCGTCCAGGCCAAGAGCCTTGAGCTTGATCTCGGCGCTGCCGCGCAGATTGCCAGTGACGACAGTGGGAACCAGTCCGGGCTCCTGTTGCACGGCGGCAAGGGCGGCGGGTGCACCGGGCATGACCTGCCCGGTGCGAGAAAGATCGTCACGGTGACGCTCTAGTTGCGCGGGCATACGCTGCACGATGCGCTGCGCGAGTTCCTCGATCCGCTCGCGTTTCACTGCATTCGCTCGCAGCAGCTCCCGGACAGCGAGGGGCATCGTCACCCCGGTTCCCCGGGCGGGCAGACGCTCGGCAGGCCGGCCCACTACCTCCTCGAAGAGCTCCCGATAGACCAGCCGGTCAGTGTCGCCGGTGTAGAGGAGAGTGCGGTCGATGTCCCAGAGAACCAGAATCATGCGGCGGCTCGCTGGCGCATGATGCTCTCCCCACGATCCAGCAGATCTCGGGCGGTTGATGAGGCACCGTAGGAACGCGCCTCGTTGAGCATGGTGCTCAGGTGGCCGTCGAGGCGGGCGGATTGAATGCCTTCGGCGAGGGTCAGGACGTCATGGGCGGTGGCGCAGCCAGCGTCAGCGTCGCCGGCGCGCATCTGCGCGGTCGCGGCTCGGGAGAGGAACTGAGCGGTGGTTCGGGTCTCGTCCCGGCTGAGCACGTCGCGGGCCGCGGCGAAGGATTGGGCTGCCCGAGTTGGCTGTCCTAGGTCGAGGTGGCAGCTTCCGGTCTGTCCGAGGATCTCCCCCGGGCTGATCCAGTACAGCCAGTGAGGATCGTCCTCGCCCCGGCCGCGCGCGCAGAGTTCTTCGGCTTCGGCAAGCGCGGCCAAGGCGTGGCGCTCTTCACGGAGCCGGGCGTGGCCGCGAGCCTGGCGGGTGAGGAGCATGGCGTTCAGGGCAGGGGCGTCATGATCGGTGATTGCCTGGCGCGCTGTACGGGCGGCGGTGATGGCGTCGCGCGGGTCGCCGGCGGAGTAACCATGGATGGCGAGGAAACCGAGAGCGCCCGCGCGCAGGCGGGAGTCGCCCGAAGCGTGGGCTGCCCGCAGAGCGCCAAGGAAGAGCTGTTGGGCGGTGTCGTGGTCACCGCTGTCGAAGGTGTACCAGCCGGTCTGAGCCGCTGTGTCGGCGGTGACGGCAGCCAGGCGGCGCCCGTAGCTCTCGTTATGGGAGCCATGCTTGAGCAGGTGCAGAAGCATCCGCAGGTGAGTCTTCGCCGTGTGGGCGAGGTTTCCGCTACCGCTGGTGGCGTCCATCTGGCGGAGTGCGTCGGTGGTGCTTTGAAGCGAATCGATCAGGGCATCGGTGACAGTCGTGGTGCCGGAAGAAGCGGCCACGGCCTCCGCGGGAGCGATGGCGGACTGCAAGACGTACTGGGTGAGTGCGGCTCCGCTCAGGGCGGTCAGCACGCGGCGGCGCTTCATGGTGGTACCTCCGATGGCCACTTCAAGTGACGTCACCATACGATCCGCCGTCCAAGGCAGTACGGCCTCCGTGGAGAGGCTATGACCAGGTTTCGGCGCATCGCCGCGTAGGGGCGTCAGCAGCAAAGGCTGCAGGTCGGAGGGCAGACCGAGGCCGTTGAGAAGATCAAGAAGGGTGGCGGGGCTACCGATCTGCTTTTGACCGCGTTCGAGGCCGGAAATGAACGACTGAGGTAGCGCCGTCAGCTCGCGCACAGCCATCTGAGATAAGCCGGACCGCTTACGCACCAGGCGCAGCAGCTCGCCGAAATCCCAAGCGGCCAGGGCCCGGTAAACGGCTTCGTCGCGCCAGGCACGATCGGGCACTCCCGGCGCCGTTCCCGTCTTTGCGCACAGGGCGCAGAGGGCATCTGGGTTGTACTGACTTAGCTCGGTCGCACACCTCTCGCATACGCGGCTCGGCGGTCTCATGGCGCGGCCCCCTGGGTCGAACTTCCCAACCGTCCACACGATATGCGGGATTCCGTATCTCTACAGAGATATCGCCGCAGAGATCAGCGCGGGTGCGTCCTAGTCCCACACTCATGCTCACCGCACTGACCACTTGGCCGGATGCGGCGATCACCCTGTCGCTGCGGAGAGGGGAGGAACGTGCGCGGCACCACGACAACCCTGTTTGGCCCATGCCCGTCCCGTCTTCGTCCCGACAGCGAGCGGACCTGCCTGCGAGGGGCAACATCCGCCGCCCGGTCGGTTCTCCGTGCCCCCAAGAGGACGTGATGACGACGATTAGCGAACCACCGCTTAGCTCCTCCGGGGCCGGCGCTGACCTGCTGAGTCACACCTTCCGGATCACGGAGCGCAGTCCAGGCCAACCCCTCGTACGCATGGACACGTTGCAGGTCGCACAGATGCGCAGGCTGACCCTGACTCATCTGGTCGAAGAGGGCCTGTCCTGCTTTGCGGACGACGTCGTGCTCGTCGTCTCCGAGTTGGTTACCAACGCTGTCCAGCACAGCCACGGTCGAGAGATCACCTTGACACTCTCCCTCCGCAACGGTTACTTGCGCGTCAAAGTCCACGACGGAGTCACCAGCCATCGGCCCACTCCGTGGAAACCCTGTGACGAAGACGAGCACGGCCGCGGCTTGCTGATGGTGCAGGCGATCGCGGGCGCCCGACGGGGCTCCTGGGGTGTCAGCGACGATGGCGCCAGTACGTGGTGCGAAATGGCATTGGCGGTGAGCTGATGACAAGCAACCTCAAGGCCGCGTGCCATCAGCACCTTCAGGCTCCGACGTCACGGTCGTTCGGTTGCATCCTTCCAGTACGTGGGGTCGAGCATCTCACCTGGCCAGGCCGGCTGACGTACGACTCCTCGGGGACCCATCTGCTGGAAGTACGGCGCCAAATCGATCACGGGCGTCCCATCGACAGCATCAAGGTCAGTGACCAGAAGATCCCGGCCGTCCACGTCGAGCAGGCGCGGGTAGCTGATCGCGAGCTGGTTCGGCCGGCGATGGTTGCGGTGCACGAAGGTCCCTGTGGCCGGCCAGCGCACGTTCCCGCGGGGACTACGGGCATGAAGCTGCACATCTTCCGGGCGCGCCAGGTGAAAGCGCCAAGTCACCGTCAGGTGCGAGAACTCCTCGATCCCTTGCAGGGTTTCGAGCGGGTACTCGTCGTGGACACGGATGATCGACCGAGCTCCCCCCTGGTAGTCGTCCAGGACGCGGGTGTGTCCCCCGACAACCGTGGCGATCGGCCTGACCTCGTACGCGGAGACCACCGTTCATTCCTCTCGCTCGGCAGGATGTGGACGGCGGCATCCCTCGGCTGGGGGCACCTCCGTCCTGATCGGTGTTCAGCCTATGGTGCGGAGCATTTCGCGTGCGCGGCGGTCCAGCTCCGCGACGTGTTGACCGCCGCGGTGCCGAACAGGCGAGAGGTCGCTCCGCATGCGGACGATGACGTCTCGGGCGCGGCCGGATTGGACACCGGACATCGCGTCGAGGGCTTCACTCCAGGTGGCGCATGCCTCGTCGAGGCGACCTTGCTGGACCTGAACGGCGCCAAGGTAGCCAAGAGTCACGCTGTGGGTGCGGGCGTATTGCTGACGGCGACGGGTGGCGACGCTGCGCTGGAAGTGGATCTCCGCGTCGAGCGGCTGGCCCATGTCACGCAGGGCGCAGGCTGTCTCGTGGGCGAGGGAGGCTTCCTGGAAGAAGCCGACGCGGCTGGGTGCGGCGTCGTCGTCGGCGCGGGAGAGATCTCGCTCTGCGCGACTGATGGCCGCGAGGGTGCCGGCGTGGTCGCCGACTGCCGCAAGGGCCCGGGCGTGAACGATCCCGAGCAGGGCTTTCTCACGGTGGCTGGCCTGGCCATATCGGTCGCGGGACATGGAGGCGTCGGCCAAGGCGAGCGCTCGGCGGGGCTGTCGCAGGTCGACTGCTTGGTGTGCGAGGGCTCGCAGGATGTGGCCGCCGAGTGGCCCGTCGCCGGCTTCAGCTGCGATGCGGGCGGCAAGGGCGAGGTAGCGCTGGGCGGTGCGGTGCTCGGATGCGTCGAACGCCATCCAGCCTGCGAGGTAGGTCATCTCCGCCACTGCCGAGTAGGTGTCCCGACGCATCTTTTCCGTGCGGTACCTGCTGCCCAGCAGGGGCACCACTTCGTCGCGAAGGTGGCCTGCGAGTGCCGAGCGGCCCGAGGCACCCCCGCGCTGCTGGTCGCGCGCGGAGTAGAAGGTCGTCAGGTCGCGGACATCGTTGATATCGGCCTGTGCCACCAGTCGGGAGGAGACTGCTGGGCGCTTCGCCGCCGCGGCAGGAGCGGCTGCCCACCACGAGGCCGTGGGCAAGGCGAGGCCAGCGGCCGAGTATGCGGCGGTCGCCAGCATCTTGCGTCGGTGCATATCGAGGTCGTCGCTTCCCAGCTCGGCCAGCACGGTCAGAGGGTCGACGCTCCAGTCGGAACCGCTGTCGGTTTGGCCTGTCGGCTCACCTCCCAGCCCGAGGTCGGGCAGGGTCAGGCGCCGGCCGAGCCTACGGGACAGCGCCTCACGAAGCATATGGGGGGCCTGTCCGCTCGGCTGCGTGCCCTGTACCCACATGGCGATGTGCGAGCGGGAAACGGCCTCCAGGTCGCGCACCCCGCTCTCCGCAGCCACCCGGGCGACAGCCGCGGCTGCTTGCGGCTGGGACCAGCCTGCTTCGCGCAGGAGTGCGGCGAGGGCGATGTTTCGTTCACGGGCCATGGGCTGCCCCTCGGTTCCGAAATGATCTTTGACGGCTTTGACGGCCTTCCGGTCCGCGCAGGCATACCCCTCGGGCGGGATTCACGGTTCGCTCAACGTAGCGGCCGGATCACTCACTTGGCACGTCAGCCGTCGGTGCCACCCGGCGATCTCGGCTCACTTTGGCCTCATCCGAACAGGAGCTGTGTCATGCGTCTTTCGCTGGTCCCTCGCCGAGGCGACATCCAGCGCGTGGGCGAGAGCGGGCGGCGAGGGCACGTCACCGAGCCGGCGCCGCAACGGAATCAAGCGGTGGCCGCGGCGAAGAAGACAGTGACACTCCTATTGGGCGAGGATTCACCGCTGCCCGAGAGCGCTGCCGATGTGGAAGACCTCGTTCGCCTTCTGCGCGGCCACGTCAGCCAGTTGGGAGCGCGGACAGCTCCGGGAGACCCTGCCCTGGTGCGTGCGCAGCAGCTCTGCTCGGACAGCGTCCCCGAGGGCTATGTGGAGAGCCGGGTGTACCTGGTCAAGCTCGCCAAAGCTACCCAAGGACTCGTCGCGCATGTGGAGTGCGGCGGTCCCGGGCGGATGCGCCCGAAGCGAAGGCAGCGTTGGTGGAAGCCCCGGATCAACGTGCTGCGCGGGGCGGTCTTCGCGGTCGCCCTCGCCTGTTTGGTCTGGGCCGCTTCGATGCCGCGGACATGACCCTCCGGGGCAGTCCTCATCGGGCTGGTCCTCGCGCCGATGGCCTGGCTGGTTCTTCGCGGCGAGCGCGCGGCCAGCCCTTCGGCTGACGACGAGGACTCCACGCCAGCTCTAATCGCCCCTCCCTCACCCCGGTGATCACCGGCACCCCTCTTCCTGACCGTTCCCGGCCACTACGGCAGCCCTAACAGCACCCCCGGATCCGCGGGGCCTAACGGAGATCCACACGATGAAATCTGTTCCGCGTATCGAGCGGTACGGCCTGATCGGCGACATGCAGACCAGTGCTCACGTCTGCGACGGCGGCTCGATCGACTGGCTGTGCCTGCCCCGCTTCGACCGGCCGGCCGTCTTCGCCGCGCTGCTCGGAACACAGGAGCATGGGGCGTGGCGTATAGCCCCGTCCGCAGCGTACGAGGGCGGCGCCGATGTGTCAGCCGAGCGTCGCTATGCCGGCGAGTCCCTTGTGCTGGAGACGGTGTGGACAACGCCCTCCGGCAGCGTGAAAGTCATCGACTTCATGCCGCCGCGTGACGGTGGTGCTCCGCAGCTGATCCGGATCGTGGAGGGCCTGGCAGGCGAGGTGGCAGTGGTCTCCACGCTGCGTGCCCGCCCCGGCTACGGCCGGGTCAGCCCGTGGATTCACGAGCTGGGCGGACGCGTGATAGCCGAGGCCGGCGAAGACGCCCTGTGGCTCGACACGTGCTCCGAGCAGGCCGAGAAGGACGGGGCAATCGTCGGCTCATTCACGGTCGGCGCGGGCGAGAGCGTCGCGTTCGTCCTTAGTTGGGGGACGTCCCACGGGGCCGCGCCGGAGATTCCGGATCCTGAGGCTGCCCTGGCGGCGACGCTCGCGTTCTGGGCGGACTGGACGAGCAAGTGCACCTACAACGGCCCGCATCGGGAAGCCGTCATCCGGTCCTTGATCACCCTGAAGGCGATGACCTATGCCCCCAGCGGGGGAATCGTCGCCGCGCCGACGACGTCGCTGCCGGAAGAAATCGGCGGGGGCCGGAACTGGGACTACCGCTACACCTGGCTGCGCGACGCCTCCATCACCCTGGCCGTCCTGCTCGGCACGGGATACCGGCAGGAGGCCGAGGCATGGCGGCGATGGCTGTTGCGGGCTGTGGCCGGCGACCCGGAGAACCTGCAGATCATGTACGGAATCACCGGTGAGCGGGACCTGCAGGAACGGGAGCTGGGATGGCTGCCCGGCTACGAGAACTCCGTCCCCGTCCGCGTCGGCAACGCCGCAGCGGACCAACTGCAGCTCGACGTGTACGGCCACGTGATCGAGATGCTGCATGGCGCGCACCTCGGCGGGGTCGCCCGTTGCCGAGATACCGCGGTCCTGCACCAGCGGCTGATCGAGCACCTGGCCCAGCGGTGGCAGATGCCCGACGAGGGTATCTGGGAGGTCCGCGGGCAGCGCCGGCATTTCGTGCATTCGAAGGTGATGGCCTGGGTGGCGGTCGACCGGACGATCCGCCTGATCGAGGCCGGCGCCCTGGACGCCGACCTGGCCGCGCTGAGGAAACTGCGCGAGACCATCCACCACGAGGTGTGTGCGAAGGGCTTCGATCGAGACCGCAACACCTTTACTCAGTCGTATGGATCGCAGAAGGTCGATGCCGCCCTGCTGCTGATCCCCCGGGTGGGGTTCCTGCCTCCCGGTGACCCTAGGGTGCTGGGGACGGTGGAGGCGGTGCGCCGGGACCTGTCCACCCCGGAGGGCTTCGTACAGCGCTACACGACCGCCGGCGGCCACATCGGCCTCGATGGCTTGACCGGCGACGAGGGAACCTTCCTGCTCTGCTCGTTCTGGATGGTCGACGCGCTCGCCCTGACCGGCCGTCGGCCAGAAGCCCACGCTCTCTTCGACCAACTGTTGGCCCTGCGCACCGACCTCGGTCTGCTCGCCGAGGAGTACGAGCCCGCAACCGGGCGCCAACTGGGCAACTTCCCGCAGGCGTTCAGCCACATCGGGGTGATCGGGTCCGCGCTCCTGCTGCAGCAGCTCAACGCTGGGGCGCCCGAGGCGACCTCCGACGCCATCCTGCTGGCAGGTGTCTGATGAACGCGACCGTCACCACCCTGGTCGTCCTGCTCGCCGTCACGGCCGTGGTCGCCGTGGCGGCGGCCTGGGGCACGAACCGCCGCTGGCGGCAGGCCCGGCAGGAGGCCCAGCGTCTGAGCCGACAGCAGCAGGCGACCGAGCATGCCCTGCGGAAGCTTGTCAGCGAGACCCTGCCGCAGATTCACCAGGCGCGCGGTCACGTCTCCGTGCCGGCCCCTGCACCTGAACTGGCCGGAACCGCGGTCGGTGAGCAGCTGACCACGTTGGTCAAGTGTGCCGTCGGCGTAGTCCAGGCAGTGGTCCGTGACGTCCAGTACGCGGCGTACGGCGAGGTAGAGCGGGCGAAGGCGCTCGGTGCCGAGGAGTTGCGGCATGCGCATACCGCGGCACAGGAGGAGATCGTGCGTGTCCGTGCCACCGCGCTGCGATCGACGGAGGCCGCCGTGCGCAGTGTGACGGTCGCTCTTGTGGGCATGGCGGCCAGGACCAGCCGCAAGGTCAGCAAGGGGATGCGTGCGCATGAGGACGATGCCGCGTTCGAGACGCTGATCGGCATTGATCACACGGTCCAGCAAATGCTGCTAGTGGCCCAGGGATGGACCGTTCTGGCGGGCGGGAAGCTGACCCGGCGCTGGCCCACGGCGTCCTTGACCGATGTGGTGCGGGCCGCGATGGGCTACGTCGAGGACTACCAGCGGGTGCTGCCGCAGGAGCTCGACGTGGCGGTGACCACCCGGGCGGTGGGGCCCGTGGTGCAGACACTCGCGGTTCTATTGGACAACGCGCTGCGCTTTTCTCCGCCGGAGTCACGGGTGCACGTCTGCTTCGAGCAGGGTCACCACGGGGTCACCGTCTTCGTGGACGACAGCGGCCTGCAGATGACGCCTGAGCAGCTCGACGCCGCACGGGACATCCTCACCGGGCAGCGCAGGGATGACATCACGCAGCTCGGTGCCCGCCCGCAGATCGGGTTCAGGGTCGCCGCCGACCTCGCGCGCACCTACGGGTTCCGGGTCGATGTCCAGGCACCCAACTCCCTGCTTGGCACGCGCGCGCTCCTGACTCTTCCCCAGGACCTCCTCACCACGGTGCCGCAGACGCCGCCCGCGCAGCCGTCGCGGGCCGCCCCGTCGTCGGCGCTCGCTTCCGTCCCAGCCGACCCGCCGCCCGCGCTCACCCCGGTTCCGGCAGCATCCCAGCCCGGACCGGCCTCTGAGGGGCCCGCTGTCCGCACGACCTCCAGCGGTCTGTCCGTGCGCCGCAAGGGCCCCGCTCGCGTTGCCGCTCCGGCTCCCCGCCCGGCCAACGCCGAGCCGGGACGGGCGAGCGTGATCGCCGCCTGGGCCCGTGGCACGCAGCAAGCCCGTGCAGAGCAGGGCATTCACACCTCCACTTCCACCGTCGACAACGACCAAGGGCAGGACGCATGACCGACAAGAACATCGGCTGGCTCCTCGAAAGCCTGGAGGGCACCGCCGGCGTGGGGTACGCCGTTCTGGTCGCCGCGGACGGCATCAGCCCGGCCTACACCGACCGGCTGACGCGTGAGCGTGCCGAGAAGATCGCGGCCATCACCTCCACGCTGTGGGGAGCATCGAGGGCCTACGACCAGGAAACGGACGGCGGAGGCGTCCGCCAGTTCGTCATGGAGTCGGTCGACGGCATCTCGCTGGTCATCCCGGCGGGCGAGAACTCGATGCTCGCCGTGCGCACGGACAGCCCCCACGCGGACATCGGTGTGATCAGCGAGGCCGCGCTGCGCCTGGCCGCGAGCGTGGGCGAACGGCTGGGCGCCAGGACGCGCGTCGCGGGCGGCACGGAAGCCGCGCGGGCATGAGCGGGCCGCGGCAGGACCCAGATCTGGTCAGGGCCTACGTCCGCACGGGTGGACGTAGCCGCCCCAGCAAGGACGTGCGCCTGGAGAGCCTGGTCTTCGCCGCGACCGGCACCCTTCCCGGCCTGAACCCGGACGCACGCCGCGTGCTTGCTCTGTTCGCGCCCTCGCACGGTGGAGGACTGGCCGTCGCGGACATCGCCTCCGCACTGTCCCTGCCGCCCTCCACCACCCGGATCCTCGTCGCCGACCTCATCGAGCAGGGGCTGATGACCCTCGCCCAGGGTCGCGACGACGACCGGCCCGTGACCTCAATTCTCGAAAGGGTTCTGCATGGACTCCGCGCTCTCGCCTGACCGGTTCATCGCACCCACGGTGACGGAGACCGCGAAGATCGTGGTCGCGGGAGCCTTCGGCGTGGGCAAGACCACCTTCGTCGGAAGCGTCTCCGAGGTGGCTCCCGTGCGCATGGAGGAGACCATCACTCAGGCGAGCGCCGTGGTCGACGACCTGGCCCGCACGCCGAACAAGTCCACCACCACGGTCGGCGTGGACTTCGGCCGCATCCACTTGGGCGACGCGCTGGTGCTGTATCTGTTCGGCACCCCCGGCCAGGTCCGATTCAGGTTCCTGTGGCAGGAGTTGATCATCGGTGCCCTCGGTGCCCTGGTGCTCGTCGACCCCCGTGACCTGGACGCCTCCCACGAAATCCTCGGCCTCCTCGAAGAGAACGGTGTCCCGTACGCGGTCGCGGTCAACCAGTTCGACGGCGCACCCCACCACCCGCTGGAAGAGATCCACGAAGCCCTCGCATTGGAGGGCCACACGCCGCTGACCGTGTGCGACGCCCGCGAGCGAGC of the Streptomyces sp. NBC_01788 genome contains:
- a CDS encoding GTP-binding protein; the encoded protein is MDSALSPDRFIAPTVTETAKIVVAGAFGVGKTTFVGSVSEVAPVRMEETITQASAVVDDLARTPNKSTTTVGVDFGRIHLGDALVLYLFGTPGQVRFRFLWQELIIGALGALVLVDPRDLDASHEILGLLEENGVPYAVAVNQFDGAPHHPLEEIHEALALEGHTPLTVCDARERASCMRALIQLTEYLARLAHPLEPRP
- a CDS encoding DUF742 domain-containing protein translates to MSGPRQDPDLVRAYVRTGGRSRPSKDVRLESLVFAATGTLPGLNPDARRVLALFAPSHGGGLAVADIASALSLPPSTTRILVADLIEQGLMTLAQGRDDDRPVTSILERVLHGLRALA